In Chitinophaga sp. H8, the sequence ATGGTAGCCATCAGGGTGTAGGAAGGAAATACTTTCGCATCCAGCAGCCCTATACCCATAGAACCTGCATAACCGATAATGGTATCTATGGCAATTACCTGTGTACCTACATGCAAAAAGATGGCCACGGCTCCCAGTACCAGGTGCGGAAACTGGAAAATACTGGTCTTTCCTGAATTGGCGGTAGCTACGGCCTCGTTTTCATGCTCTGTATTAATTTCGGGTAATGGTGATAACCTTACCATAAGCCCTAATCCTGTAAGTACAGTTCCCATAGCGGCATACGGTACAATTACCCTGCGGATAAGCGCATCCAGTGCAGCATTTTTTTCCATCTCCCCCATGTTCTCCAATGCTGCAAATAAGGTAGTGTCCGTGGCTCTTAAAATAACCGCTGCAAATAACAAAGGTGCAAGGATACCGGCCCCTTTATTACAAATCCCCATAATGCTGATACGTTGTGCCGCACGCTCCTGTGGCCCCAGTATCGTAACATAGGGGTTAGCAGCTGTTTGCAGGATAGCCAATCCCAGGCCAATAGTAAATAACCCCAGCAAAAACACTTCATAGGTGCGGAAAAGGGCGGCGGGGATAAAAATAAATGCACCAAGGGCCATTACCCAAAAGCCGGTCATAATACCTTTTTTAAATCCAATTGCCTTTAGCAAATAGGAAGAAGGTACCGACATCACCAGATAAGCAATATAAAAGGCAAAAGTTACCAGGTAAGACTGAAAATGATTGAGCTCACAAGCGATCCTGAAATATGGAATGAGGATAGCATTCACCCAGGATACAAAACCGAATATAAAGAACAACATCCCTATGATGAGCAGGGATACGCGGGTATCCCGCTTACTTAATGAGCTTACCTCTACTGCTATCGTTTTTCCCATACGTGTTTTCTTGTGCTGTTAGTTATTATCCGTCAGCCATTAGTGGCCTTCATATAAACGTTGTAATTATTGCCCTATGCTGTAAGCCACTTGCGTCCTATTATAATAACAGGGCAGGCTAAAGTAGTTCCCCCCTACTTTTAGCCACCCCGTTATACGTGTTGGTTCCTGATTAGAAGTAACCTATTTCTTAGTCAGCGCTGATGCTGATGCTTCGTCAAGATAAAAAGTACAATCTCCATGCGTTTGCAGGATACTGGCCGGATACTGATTACTCACGGCCTGTTCCAGACTGTCCTTTACGGCCTG encodes:
- a CDS encoding sugar MFS transporter, producing MGKTIAVEVSSLSKRDTRVSLLIIGMLFFIFGFVSWVNAILIPYFRIACELNHFQSYLVTFAFYIAYLVMSVPSSYLLKAIGFKKGIMTGFWVMALGAFIFIPAALFRTYEVFLLGLFTIGLGLAILQTAANPYVTILGPQERAAQRISIMGICNKGAGILAPLLFAAVILRATDTTLFAALENMGEMEKNAALDALIRRVIVPYAAMGTVLTGLGLMVRLSPLPEINTEHENEAVATANSGKTSIFQFPHLVLGAVAIFLHVGTQVIAIDTIIGYAGSMGIGLLDAKVFPSYTLMATICGYLIGIVIIPRYLSQLRALQFCTLLGTTLTLLIIYANGKITLFGHTTDISIWFIVLLGLANSLVWAGIWPLALDGLGRFTKLGASVMIMGLCGNAILPLIYGYLADIYNVRLAYWVLLPCYLYLVFYAYRGYRIRKWY